One stretch of Corvus moneduloides isolate bCorMon1 chromosome 16, bCorMon1.pri, whole genome shotgun sequence DNA includes these proteins:
- the BFAR gene encoding bifunctional apoptosis regulator: MEEDESLRGETERAKVEPRATPGPGRQISVSEFLCHCCYDILVNPTTLNCGHSFCRHCLALWWVSSKKNECPECREKWEGFPKVNILLRDVIEKLFSDAIEQRKEDIQQNSDIAHSLATFQKYGNDQMPTVPNTRRINPRGGGFFSGVLTALTCVAVVLLGYHWSSREFEDDLLVHKPVAKWTAEEVILWLEQLGPWASHYKERFLPEKVNGRLLLTLTEEDFTKEPYSVENSNHRRAIMAELECVKTLGVKPPQNLWEYKAVNPGKSLFLLYAMKSSPRLSMLYLYLFDYAEAFLPFIHTICPLEDKYEDTVTKLLDLKDPSWRQWREFIVKYLFLPYQLIAEFAWDWLDVHYWTSRFIIVNAMLLSVLELLSFWRLWSRRELKTIPHRMWRHFWKVSTQGLFVAIFWPFIPQFVCNCLFYWALYFNPVINIDLVVTEIKRLETQVQ, from the exons ATGGAAGAAGATGAGAGTTTACGAGGGGAAACAGAGAGGGCAAAAGTTGAGCCACGTGCTACTCCTGGCCCCGGTCGGCAGATATCAGTCAGTGAgttcctgtgccactgctgctACGACATTCTGGTCAATCCCACCACCCTGAACTGTGGGCACAGCTTCTGTAGGCATTGCTTGGCCTTGTGGTGGGTATCGTCCAAGAAGAATGAATGCCctgaatgcagagaaaaatgggaaggatTCCCCAAAGTCAACATCCTCCTCAG GGATGTTATTGAAAAGCTATTTTCTGATGCCAttgaacaaagaaaagaagatattCAACAAAACAGTGATATAGCACACAGCTTAGCAACTTTCCAAAAATATGGGAATGACCAGATGCCGACAGTTCCAAACACAAGAAGAATTAATCCTCGAGGAGGAGGGTTTTTCTCAGGCGTTCTGACAGCTTTAACTTGTGTAGCA GTAGTTCTACTTGGCTATCACTGGAGTAGCAGAGAATTTGAAGATGATCTTCTTGTCCACAAGCCTGTTGCTAAGTGGACTGCTGAGGAAGTGATACTCTGGTTAGAGCAGCTGGGCCCATGGGCTTCACATtacaaagaaagatttttacCGGAGAAAGTAAATGGAAG ACTCCTCCTAACACTGACTGAGGAGGATTTCACCAAAGAGCCTTACAGTGTAGAGAACAGTAACCATAGGAGAGCTATTATGGCAGAACTGGAATGTGTGAAAACTTTAGGTGTTAAACCACCACAGAACCTTTGGGAATATAAG GCCGTAAACCCAGGAAAATCACTCTTTCTTCTGTATGCAATGAAGAGTTCTCCAAGACTCAGTATGTTATACCTATATTTGTTTGATTATGCAGAAGCTTTCCTACCTTTCATCCACACAATTTGTCCACTTGAAGACAAGTATGAAGATACTGTCACAAAACTGCTA gaccttaaagatccttCTTGGAGGCAATGGAGAGAATTCATtgtaaagtatttatttttgccatACCAGCTGATAGCTGAATTTGCTTGGGATTGGCTAGATGTGCACTACTGGACATCAAGATTTATAATTGTAAATGCCATGTTGCTCTCTGTTTTGGAATTATTGTCCTTTTGGAGGCTCTGGTCAAGAAGAGAATTAAA gACTATTCCTCACAGAATGTGGAGACATTTCTGGAAAGTCTCAACCCAGGGACTTTTTGTTGCCATTTTTTGGCCTTTTATTCCTCAGTTTGTCTGCAATTGTTTGTTTTACTGGGCCTTGTATTTTAACCCAGTTATAAACATTGATCTTGTGGTTACAGAGATAAAGCGTCTGGAGACACAAGTGCAGTGA
- the PLA2G10 gene encoding group 10 secretory phospholipase A2 isoform X3, whose amino-acid sequence MALLAPLLLLLLLPAAVYKGTFGEAHFRNRRGILELAGAIRCTTGRSPFAYLRYGCYCGLGGKGWPKDRVDWCCFHHDCCYGRAEQAGCQPKTESYHWECEDNSAVCDSLEDKCQKMACECDREAAKCFSKAPYHRKYLLWPDFMCGEIQPLCRY is encoded by the exons ATGGCGCTGCTGGCcccgctcctgctgctgctgctgctgccggcgGCCG TTTATAAAGGCACTTTTGGGGAAGCCCATTTTAGAAATCGAAGAGGAATTCTGGAATTAGCCGGAGCCATCAGATGCACCACAGGCCGCTCTCCTTTTGCCTACCTACGCTATGGATGCTACTGTGGCCTGGGAGGAAAAGGATGGCCCAAGGACAGAGTAGACTG GTGCTGCTTTCACCACGACTGCTGCTATGGTAGGGCAGAACAAGCAGGTTGTCAGCCAAAGACTGAAAGTTACCACTGGGAATGTGAAGACAATTCTGCTGTGTGTG actCACTAGAAGATAAATGTCAAAAAATGGCATGTGAATGTGACCGTGAAGCTGccaaatgtttttctaaagcTCCCTACCATAGAAAATACCTTTTGTGGCCAGACTTTATGTGTGGTGAGATTCAGCCTTTGTGTAGGTATTAG